A stretch of the Pelmatolapia mariae isolate MD_Pm_ZW linkage group LG23, Pm_UMD_F_2, whole genome shotgun sequence genome encodes the following:
- the LOC134621374 gene encoding inosine-uridine preferring nucleoside hydrolase-like — translation MKKKLIIDVDTGVDDAMAIMVALANPDVEILGITCCHGNTPLENVLKNTLRVLKVCNRLDIPVYRGCSKPLLARKQHAGDYHGKDGLGDVPDPDAPGLDLLHKKKAVQAMIKLVKDNAGEVILVATAPLTNLAVAVQLDPSLPKKLKALYIMGGNTESRGNTTVCGEFNFVADPEAAYIVLDRYTCPTYISTWEFTCRNSLSWSFCDTWLAQCTQKAEFMKKISNLSRMKAQSADYQKEITAGTGFNSCDVYALAAAIDDTLITESEEVAVAVELEGTYTRGMMVVDYIQKLKKDHKAIIIKKVDLEKLKQMLTNALK, via the exons atGAAGAAGAAGCTCATCATTGATGTGGACACTGGGGTGGATGATGCTATGGCCATCATGGTGGCCCTCGCCAACCCTGATGTGGAGATTTTGGGGATCACCTGCTGTCATGGCAACACACCCCTGGAGAATGTCCTCAAGAACACACTGCGTGTCCTGAAAGTCTGCAACAGGCTGGAT ATTCCAGTGTATCGTGGCTGCTCAAAGCCTCTGCTGGCCCGCAAACAGCATGCGGGTGATTACCACGGAAAAGACGGGCTGGGGGATGTCCCGGATCCAGATGCTCCAGGCTTGGATCTGCTGCATAAGAAGAAAGCTGTGCAAGCCATGATCAAGCTTGTGAAAGACAATGCTGGAGAG GTGATCCTCGTAGCTACTGCCCCCCTCACTAACCTGGCTGTCGCAGTGCAGTTGGACCCTTCCTTGCCAAAAAAGCTTAAGGCACTCTACATCATGGGGGGAAACACTGAAT ccAGAGGTAACACCACAGTGTGTGGAGAGTTTAACTTTGTAGCCGACCCAGAGGCAGCTTACATTGTGTTGGACCGCTACACCTGCCCAACCTACATCTCTACCTGGGAGTTCACCTGCAGGAACAGCCTGTCATGG TCTTTCTGTGACACCTGGCTTGCTCAATGTACTCAGAAAGCCGAATTCATGAAAAAGATTTCCAATCTTTCAAGGATG AAAGCCCAATCAGCTGACTATCAGAAGGAGATTACTGCAGGAACTGGTTTCAATTCCTGTGACGTCTATGCCTTAGCTGCTGCCATCGACGATACATTGATAACTGAGAGCGAAGAG GTTGCGGTGGCAGTGGAGTTGGAGGGGACCTACACCCGAGGCATGATGGTGGTGGACTACATCCAGAAGCTGAAGAAAGACCATAAGGCCATCATCATAAAGAAAGTTGACTTGGAGAAGCTAAAGCAAATGTTGACCAATGCACTCAAATAG
- the LOC134621361 gene encoding uncharacterized protein LOC134621361 isoform X1, translating to MQRSFPAMFQRRQSKGKRPFPAPSNVIHAVRNIQLQFCLLPDSTTKTPKNEIRLLQAGLGRRTLSIADNADHEEITVALHEEYPKMKALTGGWLLYKAGGGSGQRNLSLVSQGTQGYTAKTLKMATNNGKNTLYIVPLQEKIDTTPLPHDAAEFSKMPKSQCKTCGVTMPLQLLVCHVENCVQEAACESMTDQAHQNEVQLEPSCPVCGNRYPPDDLVLHASTCGDREVDDLHHTAHEFRDTLLNFAAEMNTDIPANNKEVEQWKKASDPQDAAVLFKRHLLKEKEENPTITAIIDIRQDQTSQSREIIAFYKRPQIDWAGPFRCSLQGDTAVGTGVQRHFFSMAMLKLQHGFNIHSGAANMTLLFEGQENHLVPSTSQILADSDLFVVAGRMIGHSFLNDGPRLHGLSKAIIHMLVHADRDTVTVQLDDVPDLDIRSTICMLDGNKHLTEQQKDDINNLAISWDLPPVSAENRRWLFQQLLHHAVIGRTKRQTKHIRKGLKDTGLLTMLQQRPDTASVVFPQHEDSILTAQAVLSHIVWPGDGKW from the exons ATgcaaag GTCATTTCCAGCAATGTTTCAAAGAAGGCAATCCAAAGGAAAGAGGCCTTTCCCAGCTCCTAGTAATGTCATACATGCAGTTCGCAACATTCAGTTGCAATTCTGTCTTTTGCCTGATTCCACGACAAAAACCCCAAAGAATGAAATACGGCTTCTTCAAGCTGGACTTGGAAGGCGAACTCTCAGCATAGCTGACAATGCTGATCATGAAGAA ATTACTGTAGCTCTGCATGAAGAGTATCCGAAGATGAAGGCCCTAACTGGTGGATGGCTCTTGTATAAAGCAGGAG GTGGTAGCGGACAGAGAAATCTCTCTCTAGTATCTCAGGGAACACAAGGCTACACAGCCAAGACGCTCAAGATGGCCACCaacaatggaaaaaatacaCTTTATATTGTCCCTCTCCAAGAAAAAATTGATACTACACCTCTTCCACATGATGCTGCAGAATTCAGCAAAATGCCGAAGTCTCAGTGCAAGACCTGTGGTGTGACTATGCCTCTTCAGCTACTTGTTTGTCACGTAGAAAACTGTGTACAA GAAGCTGCGTGTGAAAGCATGACTGACCAGGCACATCAGAATGAAGTCCAATTGGAG CCTTCTTGTCCTGTTTGTGGAAATCGTTATCCTCCAGATGACTTGGTCTTGCATGCCAGTACATGTGGTGATCG TGAAGTGGATGACCTGCATCACACAGCACATGAATTCAGAGACACACTTCTCAATTTTGCTGCTGAGATGAACACTGACATCCCAGCCAACAATAAGGAAG TAGAACAGTGGAAAAAGGCCAGTGATCCCCAAGATGCTGCAGTTTTGTTTAAGAGGCATCTCTtaaaggaaaaggaggagaacCCCACAATCACAGCTATCATTGACATTCGACAAGATCAAACATCCCAGAGCCGAGAGATCATTGCTTTCTACAAAAGACCACAGATTGATTGGGCAGGACCTTTTCGTTGTTCTTTACAAG GTGACACAGCTGTTGGCACTGGGGTCCAGAGACATTTTTTCAGCATGGCAATGCTAAAGTTGCAACATGGCTTCAACATCCATAGCG GTGCAGCCAACATGACCCTTCTCTTTGAGGGACAAGAGAACCATCTAGTGCCTTCTACTTCTCAGATTTTGGCAGACAGTGACTTATTTGTGGTAGCAGGCAGAATGATTgggcattcatttttgaacgATGGGCCACGAttgcatggcctcagcaaggCTATTATTCACATGTTGGTCCATGCTGATAGAGACACTGTCACTGTCCAGCTCGATGATGTGCCAGATCTAGATATTCGTTCTACAATTTGCATG CTTGATGGTAATAAACACCTCACTGAGCAGCAGAAGGATGACATTAACAATTTGGCCATTTCCTGGGACTTGCCACCCGTCAGTGCAGAAAACCGCAGATGGCTGTTCCaacagcttctccatcatgca GTGATAGGCCGAACTAAAAGGCAGACAAAACACATCAGAAAAGGTCTGAAGGACACCGGATTGTTGACTATGCTTcaacaaagacctgacacagccTCAGTGGTCTTTCCCCAGCATGAAGACAGCATTCTTACTGCACAG GCTGTTCTTAGCCACATTGTTTGGCCAGgagatggtaaatggtaa
- the LOC134621361 gene encoding uncharacterized protein LOC134621361 isoform X2, with the protein MQRSFPAMFQRRQSKGKRPFPAPSNVIHAVRNIQLQFCLLPDSTTKTPKNEIRLLQAGLGRRTLSIADNADHEEITVALHEEYPKMKALTGGWLLYKAGGGSGQRNLSLVSQGTQGYTAKTLKMATNNGKNTLYIVPLQEKIDTTPLPHDAAEFSKMPKSQCKTCGVTMPLQLLVCHVENCVQEAACESMTDQAHQNEVQLEPSCPVCGNRYPPDDLVLHASTCGDREVDDLHHTAHEFRDTLLNFAAEMNTDIPANNKEEQWKKASDPQDAAVLFKRHLLKEKEENPTITAIIDIRQDQTSQSREIIAFYKRPQIDWAGPFRCSLQGDTAVGTGVQRHFFSMAMLKLQHGFNIHSGAANMTLLFEGQENHLVPSTSQILADSDLFVVAGRMIGHSFLNDGPRLHGLSKAIIHMLVHADRDTVTVQLDDVPDLDIRSTICMLDGNKHLTEQQKDDINNLAISWDLPPVSAENRRWLFQQLLHHAVIGRTKRQTKHIRKGLKDTGLLTMLQQRPDTASVVFPQHEDSILTAQAVLSHIVWPGDGKW; encoded by the exons ATgcaaag GTCATTTCCAGCAATGTTTCAAAGAAGGCAATCCAAAGGAAAGAGGCCTTTCCCAGCTCCTAGTAATGTCATACATGCAGTTCGCAACATTCAGTTGCAATTCTGTCTTTTGCCTGATTCCACGACAAAAACCCCAAAGAATGAAATACGGCTTCTTCAAGCTGGACTTGGAAGGCGAACTCTCAGCATAGCTGACAATGCTGATCATGAAGAA ATTACTGTAGCTCTGCATGAAGAGTATCCGAAGATGAAGGCCCTAACTGGTGGATGGCTCTTGTATAAAGCAGGAG GTGGTAGCGGACAGAGAAATCTCTCTCTAGTATCTCAGGGAACACAAGGCTACACAGCCAAGACGCTCAAGATGGCCACCaacaatggaaaaaatacaCTTTATATTGTCCCTCTCCAAGAAAAAATTGATACTACACCTCTTCCACATGATGCTGCAGAATTCAGCAAAATGCCGAAGTCTCAGTGCAAGACCTGTGGTGTGACTATGCCTCTTCAGCTACTTGTTTGTCACGTAGAAAACTGTGTACAA GAAGCTGCGTGTGAAAGCATGACTGACCAGGCACATCAGAATGAAGTCCAATTGGAG CCTTCTTGTCCTGTTTGTGGAAATCGTTATCCTCCAGATGACTTGGTCTTGCATGCCAGTACATGTGGTGATCG TGAAGTGGATGACCTGCATCACACAGCACATGAATTCAGAGACACACTTCTCAATTTTGCTGCTGAGATGAACACTGACATCCCAGCCAACAATAAGGAAG AACAGTGGAAAAAGGCCAGTGATCCCCAAGATGCTGCAGTTTTGTTTAAGAGGCATCTCTtaaaggaaaaggaggagaacCCCACAATCACAGCTATCATTGACATTCGACAAGATCAAACATCCCAGAGCCGAGAGATCATTGCTTTCTACAAAAGACCACAGATTGATTGGGCAGGACCTTTTCGTTGTTCTTTACAAG GTGACACAGCTGTTGGCACTGGGGTCCAGAGACATTTTTTCAGCATGGCAATGCTAAAGTTGCAACATGGCTTCAACATCCATAGCG GTGCAGCCAACATGACCCTTCTCTTTGAGGGACAAGAGAACCATCTAGTGCCTTCTACTTCTCAGATTTTGGCAGACAGTGACTTATTTGTGGTAGCAGGCAGAATGATTgggcattcatttttgaacgATGGGCCACGAttgcatggcctcagcaaggCTATTATTCACATGTTGGTCCATGCTGATAGAGACACTGTCACTGTCCAGCTCGATGATGTGCCAGATCTAGATATTCGTTCTACAATTTGCATG CTTGATGGTAATAAACACCTCACTGAGCAGCAGAAGGATGACATTAACAATTTGGCCATTTCCTGGGACTTGCCACCCGTCAGTGCAGAAAACCGCAGATGGCTGTTCCaacagcttctccatcatgca GTGATAGGCCGAACTAAAAGGCAGACAAAACACATCAGAAAAGGTCTGAAGGACACCGGATTGTTGACTATGCTTcaacaaagacctgacacagccTCAGTGGTCTTTCCCCAGCATGAAGACAGCATTCTTACTGCACAG GCTGTTCTTAGCCACATTGTTTGGCCAGgagatggtaaatggtaa